TCATATTGGTGACGCCACGGCCTTGAGCCGCTGCCATTTGATACACTTCACCCAGGCCCAATGACCAGAATTCAGCACAAGCAGAGTCAGCGTCAATACCATCTACCTTGTTTGCAACCACAAAGGTGGTTTTTTCACGGCTACGCAGATGCTGAGCAATGGCCATATCTGCGGCGGTCAGACCCGCGCGGGCATCACACAGAAACAGCACTACATCTGCTTCTTCAATTGCAGCCAGTGACTGTTCAGCCATCTTGGTTTCAATACCTTCTTCGGTACCATCAATACCGCCGGTATCTACCACAATAAATTCATATCCGGACAAATGAGCCCGACCATATTTTCGGTCCCGGGTCAGACCGGGATAGTCAGCCACCAGCGCATCTCGGGTGCGGGTGAGTCGATTGAACAGGGTCGATTTGCCCACATTTGGACGACCCACCAGGGCCACTACAGGGATCATGTTTTGCCTCTTTATCAATAAAAAGCCCCCGGAAATCACTTCCGGGGGCTTATTGGTATTTCGCCTTGCTTAAGGAAGTGTCACAGCCACAATTTTACCACTGCGGCTTTGCACATAAAGTTTGCCATCGGCAACGACAGGTGAACTATACAGCCCATCACTATCGACTCGGATCCGTCCTACAATCTCGCCATTACTGCGGTTAAGAAAATGCAGGTAGCCATCAAAATCACCAACTACGACATAATCTTTATATACCACAGGTGCCGTTAAACGGCGGTTGCTCAGCTCACTGTTGCTCCACAACTCCATGCCATTTCGGCGATCAACTGAGTAGATCCGACTGTGATCGTCAACCAAGAACAGGCTGACACCCGCAACAGCCAGATCATGGAAACTGGAATATTTACGAGACCACAAAATGCGACCGCTGCGCAGCTCCATGGACACAAGATTACCGTTATAACTGACCGCATACAGATTATCACCGATAATCAGTGGGGTCATATCCACATCGGCCATACGGCTAAATTCATTGCCGCCTTGTGGGGTATAAATCGCCTGTTCCCAAGCGGGCTGACCATTATTTTTCACAATAACAGCCACCTTGCCTTCAGCGGTGCCAACAAAGAAGCCTCCGGCTTCATAAGCGGCGCTGCCACTCCCGCGTAAGGTCAGGCTCGGCATCATGCTCTCATAACTCCACAGATGTTTACCGCTATCAACATCAAAGGCTTCTAATGCCCCGGAGCCGGTATTAACCACCACGACATCTTCTGCCACTGTGGGCAAAGACAGTAATTCGCCGTCAGTCATCGCATGCCAGACTAACTTACCATCATCAGCATTCAGTGCCGCTAATACGCCACTTTCACTGCCAACAAAAACTTTATCCCGCGCAGCCGTTAAACCAGCCGCCAAACGCGCGCCTTTGTTTTTTGCCAGCACGCCGTCCTTGAATGCCTCGCTGAAGTCCTGCTGCCAAACTAACTCCCCGGTTTGCTCATCAAATGCCTCAACCAGTCCATGACGGTCAGCGGCAAAGATTTTGTTATACCGAACTGTTGGTTGCAGCCGAGAATAATACTGGCCAACCCCATCACCTACCTGGGCTGACCAGATAATTTCAGGAAAAACCTTGGCATTGAACTCTTTAAGTTCACTGACAGGATTTTCTACCACATCAGAAGAGGAACAGGCGGCCAGCAGAGACAAACTCAACCCGGCGGCCAGCAGGGTTTTACACCAGGACTTCATCGGCTATTTCCTTATGCCTTATTCAGGTTATCTATTTTCATCTGCAGTTCAGGGGATTGACTTTGTCCCAATGCCATCAGCGCATCACGTGCAGCCAGATAAGCACTGCGAGCTTTGTCAGCCTCGCCCTGACGAGCTAAAAAATCACCTTTTAATTCATCACGCTGTGCGGCAAAAGCCGGATCAGTCACTGTCTCAAGCGTCGATAGCGCGACACCCAACTGTCCCTGTTGTGCTTGGATCCGAGCCAGACGCAAAGTTGCGACTTCTGCCAGCCCTTCTCCAGGTTTGGCAGCAATCACTTTTTTCAGGGCATCTGCCGCTTTCGTCAGTTCGCCAGCATCTACAGCACTTTTAGCCAACATCAGATCCAATAGCGCCTGATAACCAACTTGACTGTGCGCTTTGTCAAAGCTGGCAACGGCACCGGCCATAGCCGTAGCATCCAATTTTTGATTACTGATCTGCTGGAAAGCAACGGAGGCATTTTCCGCATTATCAACCGTTGTTGCCGAGTAATGATTCCAGGCGTACAGGCCGCCTAGCCCCACTACCGCACCGATAATGATAGAGGTGCCATAATCTTTCCAGAACTGTTTAATAGCATCGACTTGTTGTTCTTCTGTGCTATAGATTTCCACGCGCACATCCCCTTGAATTAAATAAGTTCTGCCAGTACGGTCGCCAATGATTCCCGGGCAACCAGTTGTTGTTCGTTATCATTACGCAGCGGCTTAACTGCAACCTGATTCGCTGCCAGTTCAGTTTCACCGATAATCAGTGCCACTGCTGCACCGCTCTTATCTGCGCGCTTCATCTGTTTTTTGAAGTTACCGCCGCCGCAATGGCTCATCACCTTAAGGCCTGGCACAGTGTTACGCAACTCTTCAGCGATTTTAATCGCTTCGATGCGACAAGAATCACCCATGGCCGCAACATAGACATCCACAGCAGGCGCAACGTCATCAGTCAGTGCCAAGGTATCAAGCAGCAGCACAATGCGCTCCAGTCCCATCGCGAAACCAACGGCTGGAGTCTCTTTACCACCTAGCTGACTGACCAGACCATCATAACGACCGCCAGCCAGTACCGTACCCTGAGCGCCCAGACTATCCGTCACCCACTCAAATACGGTGCGGTTGTAATAATCCAGACCACGCACTAGACGCGGATTGATACGGTATTGGATACCAGCCGCATCAAGTAGTTCACATAATTGATTAAAATGATTTTTTGACTCTTCGCCCAGGAAGTCCATCAGCGCTGGAGCATCGGCCAATAATGCCTGCACCTGCTGATCTTTGCTATCCAATACCCGCAGCGGGTTAGAATACATCCGACGCTGAGAGTCTTCATCCAGCTTATCTTTATGTTGTTCAAGGAAGGCAACCAGTGCTTCACGGTACTGGCCTCGCTCATGGTTATCACCCAGAGTGTTGAGCTCCAGAGTCACATGCTCAGTCAGTCCCAGCAGATGCCACAGGCGGTTAGATAACATTAACACTTCAGCATCAGCATCAGCAGACGCAATACCATAGACTTCAACACCAAACTGGTGGAATTGACGGTAACGCCCTTTTTGAGGACGCTCATGCCGGAACATGGGCCCCATGTACCACATACGTTGTTCTTGATTGTACAGCAGACCATGCTCATTACCGGCACGTACAGTAGAGGCTGTGCCTTCTGGACGCAGACTCAGGCTGTCACCGTTACGATCAGCAAAGGTATACATTTCTTTTTCAACAATATCAGTAACTTCACCGATAGAACGCTTGAAAAGATCAGTGCTTTCCACAATCGGAGTACGGATTTCGCTGTAACCATAGGCACTGACGGCGCTGCGCACAACCGCTTCCACTTTTTGCCATAATGGGCTCTGGGTTGGCAGAATGTCGTTCATTCCGCGAATCGCTTGGATCTGTTTTGCCACTGTATCGACTCGTTTACTCTGGTTAGTCACACTAACACTTGATGATTGAATAATTGCTGGCTGACACTGGGCGTATCCGGTAACCAGGTATTTGGTTAGGCGTACTAAGCAAATAGCTTGTATAAAAACCGATGTCAGATCAGTCAGTTCTGTCTTTTCCGGCAATGCGTCTTTATTCTGTCGTTGCTTTATCAACGCGAATTAAGACCGCAAACCGGTTGCCGGACCCCCTGCCCAGTGGCAGAAATTCCGGGGGATATAATAAAAAACGCCCGGTATTATAGGCGTTTCCATACTAAACGTAAAACACGCTGTCATGGGCAACAATGACCATAACAACCGGCACTGTGTGCTGGTATGCAGAGGTTATTCTGATTTATCAGCCACCGGGATCCGCTGGGCAACTAATGCGGCCTGTGCGCGGATCCGAGTTTCCAACTGATCAACCAGATCGTCATTGTCCAATCGCTCTTTTTGACGTTGACCATCAATGTAAAATCCGCTCTTACGGTTACCGCCTGTCAAGCCCAGATCAGAAACCAAGGCCTCACCCGGACCATTCACTACACAGCCGATGATAGAAACATCCATTGGTGTGACAATATCTTCCAAGCGCCGCTCAAGTTCATTGACCGTGCCAATCACATCAAACTCCTGACGGGAACAAGATGGACAAGCAATAAAGTTAATACCGCGGGAGCGAATTCGCAGGGATTTAAGAATATCAAAACCCACTTTGATTTCTTCTACAGGATCGGCGGCCAACGAGATACGCAAGGTATCACCAATCCCCTCAGCCAGCAGCATACCCAATCCCACGGAGGATTTAACCGCACCAGAGCGAGCGCCACCGGCTTCAGTAATCCCCAGATGCAGCGGCTGCTTAATCTGTTTTGCCAGTAAACGATAAGACTCCACCGCAAGGAACACATCCGATGCCTTAACACTGACCTTAAACTGATCGAAATTCAGTCTATCGAGAATATCCACATGGCGCATCGCTGACTCTAACAGTGCCTGAGGTGTCGGCTCATGGTACTTATCCATCAGATCTTTTTCCAAAGAGCCGCCATTCACACCAATACGGATAGGGATATTTTTATCCCGCGCACATGCCACAACACTGCGGATACGCTCCTCATTGCCAATATTGCCCGGATTAATCCGCAGACAATCAGCACCATATTCCGCCACTTTCAGTGCAATACGGTAGTCAAAATGAATATCAGCCACCAAGGGTACCTTGGCTTGCTGTTTAATCAGCTTGAAGGCCTCAGCCGCTTCCATCGTTGGCACGGAAACCCGGACAATATCTGCACCGACATTTTCCAATGCTCGGATTTGCGCCACGGTCGCCGCTACGTCTGTAGTGCGGGTGTTGGTCATGGACTGCACCGCTATCGGGGCACCATCACCAATGGGGATGCCCCCGACATAAATACGGCTTGACTGACGGCGTTTTATTGGAGTTTCGTTGTACATCTTGACTTAACCTGCTTTGGCACTGTTAAAAATGGCCGGAGAATGGATCATCCCCGAGGTAAGGTAAAACGCGCTACCTTGCCGGCGGGGTAATCCGCCAGACTGATATTCTCGCCGTTATATTTCAGGGTGACAACCTGTGGTGCCCCGATAACTAAATTAAATGGCGGAACACCTGTCACATTAAGAGGGTGAGTTGCTTTTTTAACGCCGTGGATCAGCACCTTGCCTGTTGCATCCTCCACTTTCATCCAGCAGTCACCGCTTAAGTTTAAAGACAATTTAGCGGTGTCAGTCACCTCAGCGGGTAGTGGCGGAATATCATCGGCACTAGCCGGTGTCACCGTCGTAGTATCATGCGTTACCGCAGGAGACGCTGGGATAGTGGCTGATTGCTGTGGTGCGGATGTTGGTGTCGCCTGTGGCTCAGGCTTAGCTGGCAGGGTCAAACTTTCATCCTGCGCCGGATCCATATCCCCTTGTTGCAAATCAACGGGGGTCTGTTGAGCGCTGGTATCAGCAACGGGTATACCCGCAGCTTCGCCACCCATCTCTTCAGCAGCAGCGACCTCTTCAACACTAGGGCGGGATAAATCCAACTCTGTGCTATCTGATGTTTTCTGCATCCACCACAACACCAAAAGTGCAACAGAGACTAACGCAATCACCCAGGTCACTAGAGTCAGACGGTTATCACCGGCTTTTTTAGCTGTTTTACGGGAAAAACTCTGCATAGCCGGCTCAGTTTCACTGGGCACCTGGTGTTCCAGACAGGCCATAACGAGGGCTTCATCTGCCCCAACGATACGGGCAAAACTCCGTACATAACCCCGGGCATAGGTTGCCGAAGGCATATTATCGAATTTATCGGCTTCGATATTTTCAACCAGAGACGGTCGCAGATGTAAGCGGGAGGCAATGTCATCAATCGTCATACCTGAGGCCTGGCGAGCTTCGCGTAAGATGGCCCCAAGGGTTGCGGTCAGTTCCTTCGTTGGTTCAGTTACCGTTTCATCCTTGAGTAACTCTTTCTGATCTTCAGTCATTAATTAAAATTAGCCCGGTATTGCTTGGCCTGTTCAGAGGCCGGAAACTTCGCCAGTAAAGTGATACCTAGCTGTTTCGCGGCATCGGTATTATGCAGGCCCTGCTCAATTTTAATGCCAAGCGCCAAACTCTGAGCCGATTCAATCGCTACCCTGTGGTAACGGGCCAGTTCATTACGTGCTAACGGATAATCCTGCTGGATTAGCGCCAGCTCGGTTAACTCAAGCAGTGAACTTGCCCGGCGGGGCTCATATTTCAGCGCCATTGTGAAATAGCGTCTTGCCTTATCCATTAATCCCGCTTCCCGGCTACAAATTCCTAAATTCTCATAGCTGGAGGCGATACGGGTATAGTCCGGGGTATTGATGGCAGCCAGAAACATCTGTTCTGCTTTATCATACTTGCGTTCCTTACACAGAAACACCCCGAAATTATTTTTTGCATCGCCGGATGGATTACGGGTTTCCACAGCATCCCGATAGGCCTGTTCAGCCCGCGGAATGTCTCCTACGGTTTGATAGTAATACGCCAGTGCAACATGCACTTCTTCCAAGTCAGGTGCGTGGCCATAAGCCTTATCCAAGTTGTATTTGGCTTGCTCACTGTTCCCCCGGCGTAAATAAGTCAACCCTAATTGCATCCGCTCACGGGCGGCTGCAGTACGATCAAACTTTCTCTCCTTTACCGGAATATCAGTGCCACTGTATGTTTGCTCGGTAACACATGCCGCTGACAGTACACTCAGCAACAGTGCCCCCAGCATTGGCAATCCCTGCTTCATGACTTCTACCTGACTGGTTGGCCTGTTGACCCGGCGGCACTCATTGCCATAGGGCCAGATACACAGCTATAACAGAGACACTAACGGCCTCTGTTTAACAAAAAGATAACTGTGCAAACAATGAATTAGCTTATTTTGACTGAAATTTGCTGCTCTTGCATGCGTTTTTTCGCTAAACGCTTAGTGCGGTCGCGAACATCACCGGCCAACTGGCCACAAGCGGCATCAATATCATCGCCGCGGGTTTTACGCACGATAACTGTCAGGCCATAGTCCATCAGCACTTTGGCAAAACGATCAATCCGAGAATTGGATGACCGACCATATGGGGAACCCGGATATGGATTGAAAGGAATCAAGTTAACTTTACAAGGGGTGTCTTTCATCAACTTCGCCAGCTGATGCGCTTGATCGGTTGAATCATTGATATGATCCAGCATGACATATTCTAGCGTCACACGACCACGATTTGCATTAGAGCGACTGATATAGTCACGGATCCCAGCCAAGAACATATCCAGTGGATATTTTTTATTAATAGGTACCAACTCATTGCGCAAATCATCCGTCGGCGCATGAATACTCACCGCCAGCGCAACATCCAATGCATCAGCCAGTTTAGACAATGCAGGCACTACCCCAGACGTCGATACAGTCACCCGACGCTTGGATAAACCAAAGCCAAAATCATCCAGCATAATATTGATAGCTGGGATCACATTGGCTAAGTTCAGTAACGGTTCACCCATGCCCATCATGACTACATTCGAGATAGGGCGCTCACCGGTTTCTTTGGCAAAGCCCAAAAAGTGGGAAACCCGCCAAATCTGACCAGCAATCTCTGCCACTGTCAGGTTACGGTTAAAGCCCTGCTGGGCGGTTGAGCAAAAAGCACATTCCAGTGCACACCCTACCTGGGAAGACACACACAAGGTGGCGCGATCATCTTCAGGAATGTATACGGTTTCGACTTCTTGGCCTTCACCAACATTGATGGAAAACTTGATAGTGCCATCAGATGACTTCTGATAGCTGGAAATTTCTGGTGCGCGGATTTCGCAACGCTCATTTAGCTTAGCCCGCAGTACCTTGTTGATATTGGTCATCTCATTGAAGTCACTGACACCAAAGTGATAGATCCACTTCATCAGCTGATCAACGCGAAATGGCTTTTCCCCCATTTCCACCAGCATCTCCCGCATCGCATTGCGATCCAGGTCCAATAAATTGATCTTTGTCTCACTCATCAGGGCTAACCTCAAAAAAACCGAAAACCTGCAACAGGGCGGGGAATTATACAGATATGGGGCTGTTTTAGCCAGATCTGCCACATTGCAGCGAAAAGGGAGCCGAAGCTCCCTTAAATCATGCTGTTTTAACGGCATGCGCCGTTAAACGTCGTTATTGCCTTTGGCAAGTCTTAGCCTAACTCAGCACCTGTGCGGCTTAGGCTTTGCTGCCGGGAGGCTGACTCACATGCGGCAGCGGTAAAGAGCACGTCGGTGGAACTGTTCAGGGCGGTTTCTGCCGCATCCTGGATCACCCCGATAATAAAGCCGACCGCAACGACTTGCATCGCAACATCATTGGAGATCCCAAATAAGCTACAAGCCAGCGGGATAAGCAATAGTGATCCACCGGCAACCCCAGAGGCACCACAAGCAGAAACTGCGGCCAAAATACTGAGCAGTAATGCCGTGAAAATATCCACTTCAATGCCCAAAGTATGCACCGCTGCCAAAGTCAGAATAGTGATAGTAATCGCTGCGCCACCCATATTAATAGTGGCCCCCAGCGGAATGGAGACAGAATAGGTGTCTTCATGCAACTTAAGCTTTTCACACAAGGCCATATTCACTGGGATATTGGCAGCACTGGAGCGAGTAAAGAAAGCGGTAACACCACTTTCACGCAAACACTGAAATACCAATGGATATGGATTACGGCGGGTCATCACAAAGACAATCAATGGATTAACCACCAAGGCGATGATCGCCATGGCGCCAAGTAACACCGCCAGCAGTTGCAGATAACCGGCTAACGCCGCAAAGCCGGTTTTGGCAAATGTGGCCGCGACTAAGCCAAAAATACCGATAGGGGCCAGACGGATAATAAAACGCACCATTTGAGAGATGCTGTGGCTCATATCCGCAAACACCTGCTTGGTACTATTGCTGGCATGATGCAGGGCAAAGCCTAAGCCAACCCCCCAAGTCAAAATACCGATATAGTTACCAGTCAATAAAGCGTTAATCGGGTTATCCACCAGCTTAAATAGCAGGGTATGAATCACTTCACCAATGCCTTCTGGCGGCGTGGCTCCCTGAGCCCCAGCGGCCAAAACCAAGGTAGTCGGGAACAGAAAACTCATCATCACGGCAGTTAAGGCTGCCGCAAAGGTGCCAAACAGATACAGCACGACAATAGGCCGCATACTGGTTTGCGTATTTTTCTTCTGATTGGCAATAGAAGATGCCACGAGAATAAAGACCAAAATAGGGGCGATGGCTTTTAACGCACCAACAAACAGACCACCGAGAAACTCAACCTGTTTAGCCCCTTCCGGAGACCATTGTGCCAGTGCAACACCGGCGAGGATCCCCACTAAAATTTGCAGTACGAGACTGCCGTTGACCACCCGGGCCAACAAAGATTTTTTCTGATTCATGCCTTGACCTTTTTATAATATCGGAGCCATTTTGCTGGTGTCCCATAAAAACAGACATTACTGCCGGTTTTTCACCTCTGACTCTTCGAGAAGCCTGACTGTCCTTCACGCAGTCAGATAAAGAAGGGTTGTATAGGATGTGTCGGACTTTGTCTAGCAAATGGTGTGATCCGTG
This region of Shewanella sp. NFH-SH190041 genomic DNA includes:
- a CDS encoding YfgM family protein → MEIYSTEEQQVDAIKQFWKDYGTSIIIGAVVGLGGLYAWNHYSATTVDNAENASVAFQQISNQKLDATAMAGAVASFDKAHSQVGYQALLDLMLAKSAVDAGELTKAADALKKVIAAKPGEGLAEVATLRLARIQAQQGQLGVALSTLETVTDPAFAAQRDELKGDFLARQGEADKARSAYLAARDALMALGQSQSPELQMKIDNLNKA
- the bamB gene encoding outer membrane protein assembly factor BamB — protein: MKSWCKTLLAAGLSLSLLAACSSSDVVENPVSELKEFNAKVFPEIIWSAQVGDGVGQYYSRLQPTVRYNKIFAADRHGLVEAFDEQTGELVWQQDFSEAFKDGVLAKNKGARLAAGLTAARDKVFVGSESGVLAALNADDGKLVWHAMTDGELLSLPTVAEDVVVVNTGSGALEAFDVDSGKHLWSYESMMPSLTLRGSGSAAYEAGGFFVGTAEGKVAVIVKNNGQPAWEQAIYTPQGGNEFSRMADVDMTPLIIGDNLYAVSYNGNLVSMELRSGRILWSRKYSSFHDLAVAGVSLFLVDDHSRIYSVDRRNGMELWSNSELSNRRLTAPVVYKDYVVVGDFDGYLHFLNRSNGEIVGRIRVDSDGLYSSPVVADGKLYVQSRSGKIVAVTLP
- the ispG gene encoding flavodoxin-dependent (E)-4-hydroxy-3-methylbut-2-enyl-diphosphate synthase, with translation MYNETPIKRRQSSRIYVGGIPIGDGAPIAVQSMTNTRTTDVAATVAQIRALENVGADIVRVSVPTMEAAEAFKLIKQQAKVPLVADIHFDYRIALKVAEYGADCLRINPGNIGNEERIRSVVACARDKNIPIRIGVNGGSLEKDLMDKYHEPTPQALLESAMRHVDILDRLNFDQFKVSVKASDVFLAVESYRLLAKQIKQPLHLGITEAGGARSGAVKSSVGLGMLLAEGIGDTLRISLAADPVEEIKVGFDILKSLRIRSRGINFIACPSCSRQEFDVIGTVNELERRLEDIVTPMDVSIIGCVVNGPGEALVSDLGLTGGNRKSGFYIDGQRQKERLDNDDLVDQLETRIRAQAALVAQRIPVADKSE
- the pilW gene encoding type IV pilus biogenesis/stability protein PilW; the protein is MKQGLPMLGALLLSVLSAACVTEQTYSGTDIPVKERKFDRTAAARERMQLGLTYLRRGNSEQAKYNLDKAYGHAPDLEEVHVALAYYYQTVGDIPRAEQAYRDAVETRNPSGDAKNNFGVFLCKERKYDKAEQMFLAAINTPDYTRIASSYENLGICSREAGLMDKARRYFTMALKYEPRRASSLLELTELALIQQDYPLARNELARYHRVAIESAQSLALGIKIEQGLHNTDAAKQLGITLLAKFPASEQAKQYRANFN
- a CDS encoding bifunctional tRNA (adenosine(37)-C2)-methyltransferase TrmG/ribosomal RNA large subunit methyltransferase RlmN; amino-acid sequence: MSETKINLLDLDRNAMREMLVEMGEKPFRVDQLMKWIYHFGVSDFNEMTNINKVLRAKLNERCEIRAPEISSYQKSSDGTIKFSINVGEGQEVETVYIPEDDRATLCVSSQVGCALECAFCSTAQQGFNRNLTVAEIAGQIWRVSHFLGFAKETGERPISNVVMMGMGEPLLNLANVIPAINIMLDDFGFGLSKRRVTVSTSGVVPALSKLADALDVALAVSIHAPTDDLRNELVPINKKYPLDMFLAGIRDYISRSNANRGRVTLEYVMLDHINDSTDQAHQLAKLMKDTPCKVNLIPFNPYPGSPYGRSSNSRIDRFAKVLMDYGLTVIVRKTRGDDIDAACGQLAGDVRDRTKRLAKKRMQEQQISVKIS
- the sstT gene encoding serine/threonine transporter SstT gives rise to the protein MNQKKSLLARVVNGSLVLQILVGILAGVALAQWSPEGAKQVEFLGGLFVGALKAIAPILVFILVASSIANQKKNTQTSMRPIVVLYLFGTFAAALTAVMMSFLFPTTLVLAAGAQGATPPEGIGEVIHTLLFKLVDNPINALLTGNYIGILTWGVGLGFALHHASNSTKQVFADMSHSISQMVRFIIRLAPIGIFGLVAATFAKTGFAALAGYLQLLAVLLGAMAIIALVVNPLIVFVMTRRNPYPLVFQCLRESGVTAFFTRSSAANIPVNMALCEKLKLHEDTYSVSIPLGATINMGGAAITITILTLAAVHTLGIEVDIFTALLLSILAAVSACGASGVAGGSLLLIPLACSLFGISNDVAMQVVAVGFIIGVIQDAAETALNSSTDVLFTAAACESASRQQSLSRTGAELG
- a CDS encoding RodZ domain-containing protein; amino-acid sequence: MTEDQKELLKDETVTEPTKELTATLGAILREARQASGMTIDDIASRLHLRPSLVENIEADKFDNMPSATYARGYVRSFARIVGADEALVMACLEHQVPSETEPAMQSFSRKTAKKAGDNRLTLVTWVIALVSVALLVLWWMQKTSDSTELDLSRPSVEEVAAAEEMGGEAAGIPVADTSAQQTPVDLQQGDMDPAQDESLTLPAKPEPQATPTSAPQQSATIPASPAVTHDTTTVTPASADDIPPLPAEVTDTAKLSLNLSGDCWMKVEDATGKVLIHGVKKATHPLNVTGVPPFNLVIGAPQVVTLKYNGENISLADYPAGKVARFTLPRG
- the hisS gene encoding histidine--tRNA ligase; translation: MAKQIQAIRGMNDILPTQSPLWQKVEAVVRSAVSAYGYSEIRTPIVESTDLFKRSIGEVTDIVEKEMYTFADRNGDSLSLRPEGTASTVRAGNEHGLLYNQEQRMWYMGPMFRHERPQKGRYRQFHQFGVEVYGIASADADAEVLMLSNRLWHLLGLTEHVTLELNTLGDNHERGQYREALVAFLEQHKDKLDEDSQRRMYSNPLRVLDSKDQQVQALLADAPALMDFLGEESKNHFNQLCELLDAAGIQYRINPRLVRGLDYYNRTVFEWVTDSLGAQGTVLAGGRYDGLVSQLGGKETPAVGFAMGLERIVLLLDTLALTDDVAPAVDVYVAAMGDSCRIEAIKIAEELRNTVPGLKVMSHCGGGNFKKQMKRADKSGAAVALIIGETELAANQVAVKPLRNDNEQQLVARESLATVLAELI